Proteins from a single region of Chryseobacterium sp. W4I1:
- a CDS encoding KGG domain-containing protein, with protein sequence MNTRNSSNRSSRSNSSNSERSTLEEVYQLGYDHGYNDASEDEDYDDDFSDYEDYYDDYDNSYDDDDEDYDDDEDYDDEDYDDDEDYDDDDDNRGRNSGGRGGSRGGNQQRDSQGRFTSGGRGGSRSGSGSRSGSGSRSGSSGRGRSSSGSGNGTSRRGFASMSKAERTRIARMGGEASHGGGRSSNSNSGRSGSNSGSRGSGSRSGNNGNSGSGRGSSSGNGTSRRGFASMSKAERTRIARMGGQASHGGGRRNNS encoded by the coding sequence ATGAACACTAGAAATTCAAGCAATCGTAGCTCAAGAAGTAATTCTTCAAACAGTGAAAGATCTACTTTAGAAGAAGTTTATCAATTAGGTTATGACCATGGTTATAACGATGCATCTGAAGATGAAGATTATGACGATGATTTCTCTGATTATGAGGATTATTATGATGACTATGATAATAGTTATGATGATGACGATGAAGACTATGATGATGATGAAGATTATGATGACGAAGACTACGATGATGATGAAGACTATGATGACGACGACGATAATAGGGGAAGAAACTCTGGTGGCAGAGGAGGTTCCCGTGGTGGTAACCAGCAAAGAGACAGTCAGGGAAGATTCACTTCAGGAGGAAGAGGAGGATCCAGATCCGGTTCAGGATCTAGGTCTGGTTCAGGCTCCAGATCTGGCTCATCAGGAAGAGGAAGGTCTTCTTCAGGTTCCGGAAATGGAACTTCGAGAAGAGGTTTTGCTTCCATGAGTAAGGCAGAACGTACGAGGATTGCCCGTATGGGAGGTGAAGCTTCTCACGGTGGCGGAAGATCTTCCAACTCAAATTCAGGAAGATCAGGCTCCAATAGCGGATCAAGAGGCTCAGGCTCAAGATCCGGAAATAACGGTAATTCAGGTTCAGGCCGTGGCTCCAGCTCAGGAAATGGAACTTCAAGAAGAGGTTTTGCATCAATGAGTAAAGCAGAGCGTACCAGAATTGCCCGTATGGGAGGCCAGGCCTCTCATGGTGGCGGAAGACGTAATAATTCATAA
- a CDS encoding ferritin-like domain-containing protein, with the protein MATKTTENSNTTASASASGAASTADKKMKADNASVNKGEMENSSLHKFFVSALKDIYFAENAIIEALEKMQQAATTEELKDAFEDHQLQTKKHVSRLEKVFRLIDEEPEKKECEAIKGIIKEGEEIIKSTEEGSMTRDAALIIAAQKVEHYEIATYGGLAQLAITMGHDKAADLLEKTLQEEEDTDYNLTEIAETFINFDAEQED; encoded by the coding sequence ATGGCAACAAAAACAACAGAAAATAGCAACACAACTGCATCTGCTTCAGCTTCTGGAGCTGCATCAACAGCAGATAAAAAAATGAAAGCAGATAATGCTTCGGTAAACAAAGGAGAAATGGAAAACTCTTCCCTGCATAAATTTTTTGTAAGTGCTCTTAAAGACATTTATTTCGCTGAAAATGCCATTATAGAGGCTTTGGAGAAAATGCAGCAAGCAGCAACAACGGAAGAGCTCAAAGATGCTTTTGAGGACCATCAGCTTCAGACCAAAAAACACGTGAGCCGCCTTGAGAAAGTATTCAGACTGATCGATGAGGAACCTGAGAAAAAGGAATGTGAAGCTATAAAAGGAATTATAAAAGAAGGAGAAGAAATTATAAAATCTACCGAGGAAGGATCTATGACCAGAGATGCAGCCTTGATTATTGCTGCACAGAAAGTGGAGCATTATGAAATTGCCACCTATGGAGGCCTTGCCCAGCTGGCTATTACCATGGGGCATGATAAAGCTGCAGATCTGCTTGAAAAAACACTTCAGGAAGAAGAAGATACAGATTATAATCTTACCGAAATTGCAGAAACATTTATCAATTTTGATGCAGAACAGGAAGATTAG
- a CDS encoding SDR family oxidoreductase, protein MRRLQLKNKYVLITGADSGIGKAVALLFAEEGAHIAIIYHHEDQDAEKTKNEILALGRKCIIFPGDINDYEFCEDIVKKVIAKFGKIDVLVNNAGVQFPSDNIERLEEKNIRKTFDSNIIGMILLTKVVFPYLKKGASIINTTSAVAYLGHEELLDYSATKGAIVSFTRSLALQAKPKGIRVNAVAPGPVATPLTEKTFGEKEEDMSKPPFERNASPEEIADSFLFLAGSGSAQITGQVLHPNGGLIVNG, encoded by the coding sequence ATGAGAAGGCTGCAATTAAAGAATAAATATGTTTTAATCACTGGTGCAGACAGTGGTATCGGTAAAGCTGTAGCGCTGCTTTTTGCTGAAGAAGGAGCCCATATTGCTATTATTTATCACCATGAAGATCAGGATGCGGAAAAAACGAAAAATGAAATATTGGCGTTGGGCAGAAAGTGCATTATTTTCCCGGGAGATATTAATGATTATGAATTCTGTGAAGATATAGTTAAAAAAGTCATTGCCAAATTCGGAAAAATAGATGTTCTGGTGAATAATGCCGGCGTACAGTTTCCCTCCGATAACATTGAAAGGCTGGAAGAAAAAAATATCAGGAAAACATTTGATTCCAATATTATCGGGATGATTTTGCTGACAAAAGTTGTTTTTCCATACCTGAAGAAGGGCGCAAGCATCATTAATACAACCTCTGCAGTCGCCTATCTGGGGCATGAAGAGCTTTTAGATTATTCGGCAACCAAAGGAGCAATCGTTTCTTTTACCAGATCTCTGGCCCTTCAGGCAAAACCGAAAGGTATCCGTGTCAACGCTGTGGCTCCGGGACCTGTAGCAACACCCCTTACTGAAAAAACTTTTGGAGAAAAAGAAGAAGATATGAGCAAACCTCCTTTTGAAAGAAATGCCAGCCCGGAAGAAATAGCTGACAGCTTTTTGTTTCTGGCGGGCAGCGGATCTGCTCAGATAACAGGACAGGTTCTTCATCCAAACGGAGGACTCATAGTCAATGGATAA
- a CDS encoding FAD-dependent oxidoreductase: MNRDGARKSIWQEEIKKFSPGQTLEEWYDVAIVGAGITGMSTAVRLQKEGQKCIVLEASNIGFGTTGGTTAHLNDFFDTTYAQAIKDFGLHNAKLLKYVGIEAKNIIRNNIREFNISCDFQSKPGYLFALDDEQEKRLDAILKGAFQVGHPMVQTADTPFPFAFKKAAVIPDQAQFHPIKYIRSLAEAFIRLGGVLVEDCLCESHDENGDFVVLQSTIGNITAKSVIYATHIPPGINMLHFMNAPYRSYAIAFRLKGDYHPKELGYDLAEPYHYYRTQQINGEDLLIAGGEDHKTGHADDTGECFSRLENYVREHFDVDTAVYSWSSQYYEPVDGLPYIGVLPGSKGKVYTATGFRGNGMIFGTITSQILGDLILKGSNKYKDLFNPERIRPITGFANFVKEQTAVVLDFVKDKVFAEKVNSLAELSEGEAKVAKYEGESYAVYKEKGGKLHLLKSTCPHAKCEVRWNSAEISWDCPCHGSRFNVNGKMLTGPTVKNLQRIEL; encoded by the coding sequence ATGAACAGGGATGGAGCCAGAAAAAGCATATGGCAGGAAGAGATCAAAAAGTTTTCTCCAGGCCAGACCCTGGAAGAATGGTATGATGTTGCCATCGTTGGGGCTGGTATTACAGGCATGTCTACTGCGGTAAGACTGCAGAAAGAGGGACAGAAGTGTATTGTTCTTGAAGCTTCCAATATAGGCTTTGGAACAACCGGGGGAACAACCGCTCACTTGAATGATTTCTTTGATACAACCTATGCCCAGGCGATTAAGGATTTTGGCCTGCATAACGCCAAGCTCCTGAAATATGTAGGAATAGAAGCAAAAAATATCATTCGCAACAACATCCGCGAATTTAATATTTCCTGTGATTTTCAAAGTAAGCCGGGCTATTTGTTTGCTTTAGATGATGAACAGGAAAAAAGACTGGATGCTATTCTCAAAGGAGCCTTTCAGGTAGGACATCCGATGGTGCAAACCGCTGATACTCCTTTCCCTTTTGCCTTTAAAAAAGCTGCTGTTATTCCTGATCAGGCACAATTTCATCCCATAAAATATATCAGAAGTCTCGCAGAAGCCTTTATTCGCCTTGGTGGTGTTCTGGTGGAAGACTGTTTATGTGAGAGCCATGATGAGAATGGAGACTTTGTCGTATTACAATCTACAATAGGAAACATTACTGCAAAGTCTGTTATTTATGCTACCCATATTCCACCAGGTATTAATATGCTTCATTTTATGAATGCTCCGTACCGCAGTTATGCTATTGCTTTCAGGCTGAAGGGTGATTATCATCCCAAAGAGCTGGGCTATGACCTTGCTGAGCCTTATCACTATTACAGAACACAGCAGATAAATGGTGAAGACCTGCTGATTGCCGGAGGTGAAGACCACAAAACAGGGCATGCCGATGATACCGGTGAATGTTTTTCAAGACTGGAGAATTACGTAAGAGAACATTTTGACGTTGATACAGCAGTTTATAGTTGGTCCAGCCAATACTACGAGCCTGTGGATGGTCTTCCTTATATCGGAGTATTGCCCGGCAGTAAAGGAAAAGTATATACCGCAACAGGATTTCGCGGGAATGGGATGATCTTCGGGACGATTACATCGCAAATTCTTGGCGATTTAATTTTAAAAGGTTCCAATAAGTATAAGGACCTTTTCAATCCTGAAAGAATAAGGCCAATAACAGGTTTTGCCAATTTTGTAAAAGAGCAGACCGCTGTAGTTTTAGATTTTGTGAAGGATAAAGTATTTGCAGAAAAAGTGAATTCGCTGGCCGAACTTTCTGAAGGAGAAGCAAAAGTGGCGAAGTATGAAGGAGAGTCTTATGCCGTATATAAAGAAAAAGGAGGGAAATTACATCTTCTTAAAAGTACATGTCCGCATGCAAAATGTGAAGTCCGCTGGAACAGTGCAGAAATAAGCTGGGACTGCCCGTGTCATGGATCAAGATTTAATGTGAACGGTAAAATGCTTACCGGTCCTACAGTCAAAAATCTTCAGAGGATCGAGCTGTAA
- a CDS encoding low affinity iron permease family protein codes for MKNNFFDRFADKAVCFTGSASAFIIAALLVIIWAATGPLFNFSEPWQIVINTGTTIITFLMVFLIQKAQNKDSKAIQIKLNELIKAHEKANNRLVDIEDLTEDELDKIHKLYEKNGRFRKKREQKQPHPSDQVCNYRYK; via the coding sequence ATGAAAAATAATTTTTTTGACAGATTCGCAGATAAGGCTGTTTGCTTTACAGGAAGTGCCTCAGCCTTTATTATCGCTGCCTTGCTGGTTATTATCTGGGCAGCCACCGGGCCTTTATTCAATTTTTCTGAACCATGGCAGATTGTCATTAATACCGGGACCACCATCATCACTTTTCTAATGGTTTTTTTAATTCAGAAAGCACAAAATAAAGATTCCAAAGCTATTCAGATTAAATTAAACGAATTGATTAAAGCGCATGAAAAAGCAAATAACCGTCTGGTAGATATAGAAGACCTGACAGAAGATGAACTGGATAAGATTCATAAGCTTTATGAAAAAAATGGTCGTTTCAGGAAAAAGCGGGAGCAAAAACAACCTCATCCCAGCGATCAGGTCTGTAATTACCGATACAAATAA
- a CDS encoding alpha-amylase yields MNGVIIQFFHWYHEGNLWNEFTEKCSYLKSLGFTAVWFPPATKCVLGKEGRGYDVYDSYDLGEFHQKGGIPTRYGTKKEYLHAIDKAHEVGMSVYADIVMNHRMGGDEMELITVHQVKEENRNEQIGEPFTANAFTKFTFPGRNGKYSQFIWDYTCFNGIDSIQKDNTEQKGIFRIHNQYGKDWNQTVSREFGNYDYLMGANVEYRNPYVVSEMKNWIKWYLETTHADGLRLDAVKHISVDFLQEWITYVKTELKPDCYILGEFWKDEAEKISHFSDQIKEMISCFDVPLHYNFFTASEKGKDYDLSQILKGSFLEKKPVFSVSFVENHDTQQLQSLESTVQDWFKPLAYAVILLMEEAYPCVFYPDLFGAQYTDIKDNKQVEIIMPKVEILPKLLEARQKFAYGEQISYFDHPNCIAWVRKGDSGHAGCVVIISNSEAGYKDIDLGKENAVYKDFMEQRDGEIKTDENGKARFTVNSQSVSVWIKI; encoded by the coding sequence ATGAATGGAGTTATTATTCAATTTTTCCATTGGTATCATGAAGGAAATCTCTGGAATGAATTCACAGAAAAATGCAGCTACCTGAAAAGCCTGGGATTTACCGCAGTGTGGTTCCCGCCCGCCACAAAGTGCGTATTGGGAAAAGAGGGTAGAGGATATGATGTTTATGACTCTTATGATCTTGGAGAATTTCACCAGAAAGGAGGCATTCCGACACGGTATGGTACTAAAAAAGAATATCTGCATGCCATTGACAAAGCCCACGAAGTTGGAATGTCTGTGTATGCCGATATAGTCATGAATCACCGGATGGGAGGAGATGAAATGGAACTTATTACGGTACATCAGGTAAAGGAAGAGAACCGAAATGAACAGATTGGTGAACCTTTCACCGCAAATGCTTTTACGAAATTTACTTTTCCGGGAAGGAATGGGAAATATTCACAATTCATATGGGATTATACTTGTTTTAACGGAATAGATAGTATTCAAAAAGACAACACAGAGCAGAAAGGGATTTTCAGGATCCATAATCAATATGGCAAAGATTGGAACCAGACCGTAAGCAGGGAATTTGGAAATTATGATTACCTGATGGGAGCCAATGTAGAGTATCGCAATCCTTATGTTGTCAGTGAAATGAAAAACTGGATCAAATGGTACCTGGAAACCACCCATGCAGATGGGCTGCGTTTGGATGCCGTAAAGCATATTTCTGTTGATTTCCTGCAGGAATGGATCACCTATGTAAAAACAGAACTGAAGCCGGATTGTTATATATTAGGAGAATTCTGGAAAGACGAAGCAGAAAAGATATCTCATTTTTCGGATCAGATAAAAGAAATGATTTCCTGTTTTGATGTACCTCTGCATTACAATTTTTTTACAGCGTCAGAAAAAGGAAAGGATTATGATCTCAGCCAGATTTTAAAGGGCAGCTTTCTTGAAAAAAAACCTGTTTTCTCCGTTTCATTTGTAGAAAACCACGATACACAGCAATTACAGTCTTTGGAATCAACAGTACAGGATTGGTTCAAGCCGTTGGCTTATGCTGTTATTTTACTCATGGAAGAAGCTTATCCCTGTGTATTCTATCCCGATCTTTTCGGTGCTCAGTATACGGATATAAAAGATAATAAACAGGTGGAAATTATAATGCCAAAGGTAGAAATTCTCCCTAAACTCCTTGAAGCCCGTCAGAAATTTGCCTATGGAGAGCAGATCAGCTATTTTGACCATCCCAATTGTATTGCCTGGGTGAGAAAAGGAGATTCAGGCCATGCAGGCTGTGTGGTGATCATATCTAACAGTGAAGCGGGCTATAAAGACATTGATCTGGGAAAAGAAAATGCTGTATACAAAGATTTTATGGAACAAAGAGACGGCGAAATCAAAACGGATGAAAACGGAAAAGCCAGATTTACAGTCAATTCCCAATCTGTAAGTGTGTGGATTAAGATATAA
- a CDS encoding SDR family oxidoreductase: MEKEITRRNAIGKIAATIAVAAVAPGSFAQTQKNIKSTTGPDLTDPTTKYPKPPFKRQFQPFPGLAGKMTPVPDHGEESYIGSGRLTGRKALITGGDSGIGRAAAIAYAREGADVAINYLPEEEPDAIQVIELIKKVGRKAVAIPGDLREESFCNKLVSQAVQQLGGLDILVNNAGHQKTHESILDISTEEFERTMKTNLYAPFWIIKAALPHLKPGSSIIGLSSVQAYDPSADLYDYAQTKAATTNYVKSLAKQLGPKGIRVNGVAPGPIWTALQISGGQTQEKIEKFGGDTPLGRPGQPAELASIFVQLAANDASFATGQIYGAAGGSGQP; this comes from the coding sequence ATGGAAAAGGAAATCACACGAAGAAATGCTATAGGAAAAATAGCAGCAACGATTGCTGTAGCAGCTGTCGCCCCGGGATCTTTTGCCCAGACTCAAAAAAATATTAAAAGTACTACGGGACCGGACCTTACAGATCCTACAACAAAGTATCCTAAACCTCCATTCAAAAGACAGTTCCAGCCCTTTCCCGGCTTGGCAGGAAAAATGACCCCTGTACCTGACCATGGTGAAGAAAGTTATATAGGATCTGGAAGACTGACCGGCAGAAAGGCATTAATTACAGGAGGAGATTCAGGAATCGGCCGTGCTGCAGCAATTGCCTATGCGAGAGAAGGAGCAGATGTAGCCATTAATTATCTCCCGGAAGAAGAGCCGGATGCCATACAGGTTATCGAATTGATTAAAAAAGTGGGACGAAAAGCGGTAGCCATTCCCGGGGATTTACGGGAAGAGTCATTTTGCAATAAGCTGGTATCACAGGCTGTACAGCAATTAGGAGGATTGGATATTCTGGTTAATAATGCAGGACATCAGAAAACCCATGAATCTATTCTTGACATCAGCACGGAAGAATTTGAAAGAACGATGAAAACCAATCTTTATGCACCCTTTTGGATTATTAAAGCGGCTTTACCTCACTTGAAACCAGGCTCTTCTATTATTGGTTTATCTTCGGTACAGGCTTACGATCCATCTGCCGACCTGTATGATTATGCGCAAACAAAAGCTGCAACCACAAATTATGTGAAATCGTTGGCTAAACAGCTGGGACCAAAAGGAATCCGGGTGAATGGTGTTGCCCCGGGACCAATTTGGACCGCTTTGCAGATCAGTGGTGGTCAAACCCAGGAAAAGATTGAAAAGTTTGGTGGTGATACCCCGTTGGGAAGACCCGGGCAACCGGCTGAGCTCGCCTCTATATTTGTTCAGCTTGCAGCCAATGATGCAAGCTTTGCCACCGGACAGATTTATGGGGCTGCAGGAGGAAGCGGCCAGCCTTAA
- a CDS encoding PA2169 family four-helix-bundle protein: MKTEQTISVLNDLLQITNDRIEGFEKVEGKIWEMYPDIKDEYDRMISQSKIMKNELMNLIIEKNGDPKDSASLAGAVHRTWIDIKNSFTLGTIEESTLENVVFGERAAIEAYQAALDSGDLCEKSKKIVSEQLQKLKESYHQFKKIEEYKKREN, translated from the coding sequence ATGAAAACAGAACAAACCATATCCGTACTTAATGATTTGCTGCAAATCACGAACGACAGAATAGAAGGATTTGAAAAAGTGGAAGGAAAAATATGGGAAATGTATCCTGATATCAAAGATGAATATGACCGGATGATCTCTCAGTCAAAAATCATGAAAAATGAGCTGATGAATCTGATCATTGAAAAAAATGGAGATCCTAAAGATTCAGCTTCACTTGCTGGAGCAGTCCACAGAACATGGATTGATATCAAAAACTCATTTACGTTAGGTACTATCGAAGAATCTACCCTTGAGAACGTGGTATTTGGAGAAAGAGCTGCGATAGAAGCTTATCAGGCGGCCCTTGACAGTGGAGATCTCTGTGAAAAAAGTAAAAAAATTGTTTCAGAACAATTGCAGAAGCTGAAGGAATCCTACCATCAGTTTAAAAAAATTGAAGAATATAAAAAGAGAGAAAATTAA
- a CDS encoding AraC family transcriptional regulator, whose translation MEAFLIEPFLNADNGISYINTKSISELLLLRPTELFQPHRTEFNVVYLFEEGGGKHTIDFNTIDIEQKCMLFVTQNQVTQFHELSHFKGKVLIFTEDFFCRNNLFQTQFFGQTVLFNDPLNLPYFNVGERFDEISSLFGFISDELNRPYYEAQPTILNNYLFNILLIGENLSEYRNSELAVSKNRLLLSKFKSMVNRNIHQRYTLEFYVENLNVTLRTLQIAFLEEENQTPKQWLINRMILEIKRNLCYHEKSISEIAYKLGFKEVTNFTKFFKSKTGFTPSQFRSLSSRK comes from the coding sequence ATGGAAGCATTTCTAATTGAGCCATTTCTCAATGCCGATAATGGTATTTCTTATATCAACACTAAAAGCATATCAGAGTTGTTGTTACTACGGCCTACGGAACTATTTCAGCCGCATAGAACGGAATTTAATGTCGTTTATCTTTTCGAAGAAGGCGGGGGAAAGCATACAATAGATTTTAACACAATTGATATAGAGCAAAAGTGTATGCTTTTTGTTACTCAAAATCAAGTTACCCAGTTCCATGAGCTTAGTCATTTCAAGGGTAAGGTGTTGATTTTTACTGAAGATTTTTTTTGCAGAAATAATCTATTTCAGACCCAATTTTTTGGACAAACGGTGTTGTTTAATGATCCATTGAACTTGCCTTATTTTAATGTAGGGGAAAGATTTGATGAGATTTCCTCGTTGTTTGGATTTATAAGTGATGAGCTCAACAGGCCCTATTACGAAGCACAACCCACCATCTTAAATAACTATCTGTTTAATATCCTTCTAATCGGAGAAAACTTATCGGAATATAGAAATAGCGAACTCGCTGTTTCCAAGAACAGGCTTTTACTGTCAAAATTCAAGTCTATGGTTAATAGAAATATCCATCAAAGATATACCCTAGAATTTTATGTAGAAAACTTAAATGTGACTTTGAGAACACTTCAAATTGCTTTTCTAGAGGAAGAAAACCAAACACCAAAACAATGGTTGATAAACAGAATGATTCTGGAGATCAAAAGGAATCTTTGTTACCATGAAAAAAGTATAAGTGAAATTGCATACAAGCTAGGCTTTAAAGAGGTAACTAATTTTACTAAGTTTTTTAAATCAAAGACAGGTTTCACTCCATCGCAATTTAGATCCCTTTCATCCAGAAAATAA